A portion of the Epinephelus moara isolate mb chromosome 4, YSFRI_EMoa_1.0, whole genome shotgun sequence genome contains these proteins:
- the atp11c gene encoding phospholipid-transporting ATPase IG isoform X2, which produces MLRRRLNRLLGGDERRVDSRTIYVGHRSSSTNEAFIPPKFCDNRIVSSKYTVWNFLPKNLFEQFRRIANFYFLIIFLVQVIVDTPTSPVTSGLPLFFVITVTAIKQGYEDWLRHKADNEVNKYPVTVLEQGRRIRKESEKIKVGDVVEVEEDETFPCDLILLQSSRDDDTCFVTTASLDGESNHKTHYTVPDTEKDLESLNATIECEQPQPDLYKFVGRMHIYKNDQEPAVRSLGPENLLLKGATLKNTQKICGVAVYTGMETKMALNYQGKSQKRSAVEKSINAFLLVYLCILVSKALVCTTLKYVWQSKPGQDEPWYNEKTQREKDTNLYLKMFTDFLSFMVLFNFIIPVSMYVTVEMQKFLGSFFITWDKDFFDPEIKEGALVNTSDLNEELGQVEYVFTDKTGTLTQNNMEFIECCIDGFQYKYRDATSELDGFCVTDGPVNKVQQKAGREREELFLRALCLCHTVQVKESTEQGQSQGDGLIDQVDGLGVDGEVLHPPQEQRGFIASSPDEVALVKGAMRYGFTFLGLESKSMKILNRNNDVEMYELLHVLNFDPVRRRMSVIVRSKSGDILLFCKGADSSIFPRVRQEEVERIRMHVERNATEGYRTLCVAYKYLSAEEYAQADAGLREARLALQDREEKLMAVYNQVETGMSLIGATAVEDRLQEEAAETMEALQGAGMNVWVLTGDKMETAKSTCYACRLFQRNTELLELTVRTLEDGGRRREERLHELLLEYHKKAVQDAPPIKAGVTRTWSSASQDFGFIIDGATLSMVLNSSSESNSSRYKNLFLQICQNCTAVLCCRMAPLQKAQIVKMVKNSKGSPITLSIGDGANDVSMILEAHVGIGIKGKEGRQAVRNSDYAIPKLKHLKKLLLAHGHLYYVRIAHLVQYFFYKNLCFILPQFLYQFFCGYSQQPLYDAAYLTMYNICFTSMPILAYSLFEQHICIEVLLDNATLYREIAKNGMLRWGPFLYWTLLGVFHGLLFFFGVRYLFSNPALQDNGQVFGNWSYGTIVFTVLVFTVTLKLALDTRHWTWINHFVIWGSLAFYVFFSFFWGGIIWPFLKQQRLYFVFANMLSSVSAWLVIILLILLSLLPEILLVVFRKPRGPHARQKPVQSRVGGHQSPRSSARPLLMRTFSDESNTVI; this is translated from the exons CTCGGCGGTGATGAAAGAAGAGTGGACAGTAGGACTATCTATGTTGGTCATCGGTCATCTTCCACCAATGAGGCTTTCATCCCACCCAAGTTCTGTGATAACAGGATTGTGTCCTCCAAG TATACAGTTTGGAACTTTCTACCAAAGAACCTGTTTGAACAGTTTAGAAGAATTGCCAATTTCTACTTCCTTATCATCTTCCTGGTGCAG GTGATAGTGGACACCCCcaccagcccagtcaccagtgGCCTACCCTTATTTTTTGTGATTACAGTAACCGCCATCAAGCAG GGCTATGAAGACTGGCTACGACACAAGGCTGACAATGAGGTGAATAAGTACCCAGTGACAGTGCTAGAGCAAGGCCGGAGGATACGGAAGGAGAGCGAGAAGATCAAG GTTGGAGACgttgtggaggtggaggaagacGAGACCTTTCCCTGTGATTTAATACTGCTGCAGTCTAGTCGAGACGATGACACGTGTTTTGTTACCACAGCGAGTCTGGATGGAGAGTCCAACCATAAA ACACACTACACAGTGCCAGACACAGAGAAGGATCTGGAATCTCTCAACGCCACCATTGAGTGTGAACAGCCACAGCCTGACCTTTACAA GTTTGTTGGCCGTATGCACATCTACAAAAACGATCAGGAGCCTGCAGTGAG GTCTTTGGGCCCAGAAAACCTCCTGCTGAAAGGGGCAACTTTAAAGAACACCCAGAAAATATGTG GTGTTGCAGTTTACACTGGCATGGAGACAAAGATGGCTCTCAACTACCAGGGCAAGTCACAGAAACGCTCCGCTGTGGAGAA GTCTATCAATGCCTTCCTTCTGGTTTACCTTTGCATACTGGTGAGCAAGGCCCTAGTGTGCACAACACTAAAGTATGTGTGGCAGAGCAAGCCCGGACAGGATGAGCCTTGGTACAACGAGAAAACCCAGAGAGAGAAGGACACCAATCTG TACCTAAAGATGTTCACCGACTTCCTGTCCTTCATGGTGCTCTTCAACTTCATCATTCCGGTGTCCATGTATGTGACGGTTGAGATGCAGAAGTTTCTGGGATCGTTTTTCATCACGTGGGACAAAGACTTCTTTGACCCTGAGATCAAGGAGGGGGCACTGGTCAACACTTCAGACCTCAACGAGGAGCTAGGGCAG GTGGAGTATGTCTTCACAGACAAGACGGGCACCCTCACGCAGAACAACATGGAGTTCATCGAGTGCTGCATTGATGGATTCCAGTACAAGTACCGGGACGCGACCTCAGAGTTGGACGGATTCTGCGTCACAGATGGACCTGTGAACAAAGTGCAGCAGAAAGCTGGCAGG gagAGGGAAGAGCTGTTCCTGCGTGCCTTGTGTCTGTGCCACACAGTCCAGGTGAAGGAGTCTACAGAGCAGGGTCAGAGCCAAGGGGATGGACTGATAGACCAGGTGGATGGCTTAGGGGTGGATGGAGAGGTGCTCCACCCACCCCAGGAGCAGAGAGGCTTCATTGCCTCCTCACCTGATGAGGTCGCTCTGGTCAAGGGTGCCATGAG GTACGGCTTCACATTTCTGGGGCTTGAGAGTAAAAGCATGAAAATTCTCAACAGGAACAACGATGTTGAAAT GTATGAACTGCTTCACGTGTTGAACTTTGATCCAGTGAGAAGGCGAATGAGTGTGATAGTCAGATCCAAATCAG gtGATATACTGCTCTTCTGTAAGGGAGCAGACTCTTCGATCTTTCCGCGTGTCAGACAAGAAGAGGTCGAAAGGATACGCATGCACGTGGAGCGTAATGCAACA GAGGGCTACCGGACACTGTGTGTGGCCTACAAATATCTCAGTGCAGAGGAGTACGCGCAGGCAGATGCAGGATTGAGGGAAGCAAGGCTGGCTctgcaggacagagaggaaaagcTCATGGCTGTTTACAACCAAGTGGAAACTGGCATGAGTCTAATAGGAGCTACAGCTGTGGAAGATCG GCTACAAGAGGAGGCAGCGGAGACCATGGAGGCTCTGCAGGGTGCAGGCATGAATGTTTGGGTCCTAACAGGGGACAAGATGGAGACAGCAAAGTCCACCTGTTATGCTTGTAGATTGttccagagaaacacagagctgTTGGAGCTGACTGTGCGGACTCttgaggatggagggaggaggcggGAGGAACGACTGCACGAGCTCTTGCTTGAATACCACAAGAAAGCTGTGCAGGATGCACCACCGATTAAGGCAGGCGTCACCAG gACCTGGTCTTCAGCAAGCCAGGACTTCGGTTTCATCATAGATGGAGCCACTCTGTCGATGGTGCTCAACTCCTCGTCTGAATCCAACTCAAGTCGCTACAAGAACCTGTTTCTGCAGATCTGTCAGAACTGCACAGCCGTGCTCTGCTGCCGCATGGCTCCTCTACAAAAGGCACAG ATAGTAAAAATGGTGAAGAACTCTAAAGGCAGTCCGATCACCCTTTCCATTGGAGATGGTGCCAATGATGTCAGCATGATTTTGGAAGCTCATGTCGGCATTG GCATTAAGGGTAAAGAGGGGCGGCAGGCAGTGAGGAACAGTGATTATGCCATCCCCAAACTCAAGCACCTCAAGAAACTTTTGTTGGCTCATGGGCATCTCTACTATGTTCGCATTGCACACCTGGTGCAGTATTTCTTTTACAAG AACCTTTGCTTCATCTTACCTCAGTTTTTGTACCAGTTCTTCTGTGGCTATTCCCAGCAA CCCCTGTATGACGCGGCCTATCTGACGATGTACAACATCTGCTTCACCTCTATGCCCATCCTGGCTTACAGCCTCTTCGAGCAGCACATCTGCATCGAGGTTCTGCTGGACAATGCTACCCTCTACAG AGAGATTGCCAAGAACGGCATGTTACGGTGGGGACCTTTCCTCTACTGGACTTTGCTCGGGGTCTTCCATGGCTTGCTCTTCTTCTTTGGCGTTCGATATTTGTTCAGTAACCCAGCTCTGCAGGATAATGGCCAG GTTTTTGGCAACTGGTCGTATGGAACAATTGTCTTCACTGTCCTTGTCTTCACTGTCACACTAAAG CTCGCTCTGGACACGCGGCACTGGACATGGATCAACCACTTTGTAATCTGGGGCTCCCTGGCTTTCTACGTGTTTTTCAGCTTCTTCTGGGGAGGAATAATATG GCCTTTCCTGAAGCAGCAGCgtttgtactttgtgtttgcCAACATGCTGAGCTCGGTGTCAGCCTGGCTGGTCATCATCCTGCTCATCCTGCTCAGCCTACTGCCAGAGATCCTGCTTGTGGTGTTCCGCAAGCCCCGCGGGCCCCACGCTCGACAG AAGCCGGTTCAGTCGAGAGTGGGGGGCCACCAGTCTCCCCGGTCGTCAGCCAGGCCCCTGCTCATGAGAACCTTTTCAGATGAATCCAATACTGTCATTTAA
- the atp11c gene encoding phospholipid-transporting ATPase IG isoform X5, with product MLRRRLNRLLGGDERRVDSRTIYVGHRSSSTNEAFIPPKFCDNRIVSSKYTVWNFLPKNLFEQFRRIANFYFLIIFLVQVIVDTPTSPVTSGLPLFFVITVTAIKQGYEDWLRHKADNEVNKYPVTVLEQGRRIRKESEKIKVGDVVEVEEDETFPCDLILLQSSRDDDTCFVTTASLDGESNHKTHYTVPDTEKDLESLNATIECEQPQPDLYKFVGRMHIYKNDQEPAVRSLGPENLLLKGATLKNTQKICGVAVYTGMETKMALNYQGKSQKRSAVEKSINAFLLVYLCILVSKALVCTTLKYVWQSKPGQDEPWYNEKTQREKDTNLYLKMFTDFLSFMVLFNFIIPVSMYVTVEMQKFLGSFFITWDKDFFDPEIKEGALVNTSDLNEELGQVEYVFTDKTGTLTQNNMEFIECCIDGFQYKYRDATSELDGFCVTDGPVNKVQQKAGREREELFLRALCLCHTVQVKESTEQGQSQGDGLIDQVDGLGVDGEVLHPPQEQRGFIASSPDEVALVKGAMRYGFTFLGLESKSMKILNRNNDVEMYELLHVLNFDPVRRRMSVIVRSKSGDILLFCKGADSSIFPRVRQEEVERIRMHVERNATEGYRTLCVAYKYLSAEEYAQADAGLREARLALQDREEKLMAVYNQVETGMSLIGATAVEDRLQEEAAETMEALQGAGMNVWVLTGDKMETAKSTCYACRLFQRNTELLELTVRTLEDGGRRREERLHELLLEYHKKAVQDAPPIKAGVTRTWSSASQDFGFIIDGATLSMVLNSSSESNSSRYKNLFLQICQNCTAVLCCRMAPLQKAQIVKMVKNSKGSPITLSIGDGANDVSMILEAHVGIGIKGKEGRQAVRNSDYAIPKLKHLKKLLLAHGHLYYVRIAHLVQYFFYKNLCFILPQFLYQFFCGYSQQPLYDAAYLTMYNICFTSMPILAYSLFEQHICIEVLLDNATLYREIAKNGMLRWGPFLYWTLLGVFHGLLFFFGVRYLFSNPALQDNGQVFGNWSYGTIVFTVLVFTVTLKLALDTRHWTWINHFVIWGSLAFYVFFSFFWGGIIWPFLKQQRLYFVFANMLSSVSAWLVIILLILLSLLPEILLVVFRKPRGPHARQIAAVTPLSYKHLKERE from the exons CTCGGCGGTGATGAAAGAAGAGTGGACAGTAGGACTATCTATGTTGGTCATCGGTCATCTTCCACCAATGAGGCTTTCATCCCACCCAAGTTCTGTGATAACAGGATTGTGTCCTCCAAG TATACAGTTTGGAACTTTCTACCAAAGAACCTGTTTGAACAGTTTAGAAGAATTGCCAATTTCTACTTCCTTATCATCTTCCTGGTGCAG GTGATAGTGGACACCCCcaccagcccagtcaccagtgGCCTACCCTTATTTTTTGTGATTACAGTAACCGCCATCAAGCAG GGCTATGAAGACTGGCTACGACACAAGGCTGACAATGAGGTGAATAAGTACCCAGTGACAGTGCTAGAGCAAGGCCGGAGGATACGGAAGGAGAGCGAGAAGATCAAG GTTGGAGACgttgtggaggtggaggaagacGAGACCTTTCCCTGTGATTTAATACTGCTGCAGTCTAGTCGAGACGATGACACGTGTTTTGTTACCACAGCGAGTCTGGATGGAGAGTCCAACCATAAA ACACACTACACAGTGCCAGACACAGAGAAGGATCTGGAATCTCTCAACGCCACCATTGAGTGTGAACAGCCACAGCCTGACCTTTACAA GTTTGTTGGCCGTATGCACATCTACAAAAACGATCAGGAGCCTGCAGTGAG GTCTTTGGGCCCAGAAAACCTCCTGCTGAAAGGGGCAACTTTAAAGAACACCCAGAAAATATGTG GTGTTGCAGTTTACACTGGCATGGAGACAAAGATGGCTCTCAACTACCAGGGCAAGTCACAGAAACGCTCCGCTGTGGAGAA GTCTATCAATGCCTTCCTTCTGGTTTACCTTTGCATACTGGTGAGCAAGGCCCTAGTGTGCACAACACTAAAGTATGTGTGGCAGAGCAAGCCCGGACAGGATGAGCCTTGGTACAACGAGAAAACCCAGAGAGAGAAGGACACCAATCTG TACCTAAAGATGTTCACCGACTTCCTGTCCTTCATGGTGCTCTTCAACTTCATCATTCCGGTGTCCATGTATGTGACGGTTGAGATGCAGAAGTTTCTGGGATCGTTTTTCATCACGTGGGACAAAGACTTCTTTGACCCTGAGATCAAGGAGGGGGCACTGGTCAACACTTCAGACCTCAACGAGGAGCTAGGGCAG GTGGAGTATGTCTTCACAGACAAGACGGGCACCCTCACGCAGAACAACATGGAGTTCATCGAGTGCTGCATTGATGGATTCCAGTACAAGTACCGGGACGCGACCTCAGAGTTGGACGGATTCTGCGTCACAGATGGACCTGTGAACAAAGTGCAGCAGAAAGCTGGCAGG gagAGGGAAGAGCTGTTCCTGCGTGCCTTGTGTCTGTGCCACACAGTCCAGGTGAAGGAGTCTACAGAGCAGGGTCAGAGCCAAGGGGATGGACTGATAGACCAGGTGGATGGCTTAGGGGTGGATGGAGAGGTGCTCCACCCACCCCAGGAGCAGAGAGGCTTCATTGCCTCCTCACCTGATGAGGTCGCTCTGGTCAAGGGTGCCATGAG GTACGGCTTCACATTTCTGGGGCTTGAGAGTAAAAGCATGAAAATTCTCAACAGGAACAACGATGTTGAAAT GTATGAACTGCTTCACGTGTTGAACTTTGATCCAGTGAGAAGGCGAATGAGTGTGATAGTCAGATCCAAATCAG gtGATATACTGCTCTTCTGTAAGGGAGCAGACTCTTCGATCTTTCCGCGTGTCAGACAAGAAGAGGTCGAAAGGATACGCATGCACGTGGAGCGTAATGCAACA GAGGGCTACCGGACACTGTGTGTGGCCTACAAATATCTCAGTGCAGAGGAGTACGCGCAGGCAGATGCAGGATTGAGGGAAGCAAGGCTGGCTctgcaggacagagaggaaaagcTCATGGCTGTTTACAACCAAGTGGAAACTGGCATGAGTCTAATAGGAGCTACAGCTGTGGAAGATCG GCTACAAGAGGAGGCAGCGGAGACCATGGAGGCTCTGCAGGGTGCAGGCATGAATGTTTGGGTCCTAACAGGGGACAAGATGGAGACAGCAAAGTCCACCTGTTATGCTTGTAGATTGttccagagaaacacagagctgTTGGAGCTGACTGTGCGGACTCttgaggatggagggaggaggcggGAGGAACGACTGCACGAGCTCTTGCTTGAATACCACAAGAAAGCTGTGCAGGATGCACCACCGATTAAGGCAGGCGTCACCAG gACCTGGTCTTCAGCAAGCCAGGACTTCGGTTTCATCATAGATGGAGCCACTCTGTCGATGGTGCTCAACTCCTCGTCTGAATCCAACTCAAGTCGCTACAAGAACCTGTTTCTGCAGATCTGTCAGAACTGCACAGCCGTGCTCTGCTGCCGCATGGCTCCTCTACAAAAGGCACAG ATAGTAAAAATGGTGAAGAACTCTAAAGGCAGTCCGATCACCCTTTCCATTGGAGATGGTGCCAATGATGTCAGCATGATTTTGGAAGCTCATGTCGGCATTG GCATTAAGGGTAAAGAGGGGCGGCAGGCAGTGAGGAACAGTGATTATGCCATCCCCAAACTCAAGCACCTCAAGAAACTTTTGTTGGCTCATGGGCATCTCTACTATGTTCGCATTGCACACCTGGTGCAGTATTTCTTTTACAAG AACCTTTGCTTCATCTTACCTCAGTTTTTGTACCAGTTCTTCTGTGGCTATTCCCAGCAA CCCCTGTATGACGCGGCCTATCTGACGATGTACAACATCTGCTTCACCTCTATGCCCATCCTGGCTTACAGCCTCTTCGAGCAGCACATCTGCATCGAGGTTCTGCTGGACAATGCTACCCTCTACAG AGAGATTGCCAAGAACGGCATGTTACGGTGGGGACCTTTCCTCTACTGGACTTTGCTCGGGGTCTTCCATGGCTTGCTCTTCTTCTTTGGCGTTCGATATTTGTTCAGTAACCCAGCTCTGCAGGATAATGGCCAG GTTTTTGGCAACTGGTCGTATGGAACAATTGTCTTCACTGTCCTTGTCTTCACTGTCACACTAAAG CTCGCTCTGGACACGCGGCACTGGACATGGATCAACCACTTTGTAATCTGGGGCTCCCTGGCTTTCTACGTGTTTTTCAGCTTCTTCTGGGGAGGAATAATATG GCCTTTCCTGAAGCAGCAGCgtttgtactttgtgtttgcCAACATGCTGAGCTCGGTGTCAGCCTGGCTGGTCATCATCCTGCTCATCCTGCTCAGCCTACTGCCAGAGATCCTGCTTGTGGTGTTCCGCAAGCCCCGCGGGCCCCACGCTCGACAG ATTGCAGCGGTCACACCTCTATCCTACAAGCACCTGAAGGAGCGCGAGTGA
- the atp11c gene encoding phospholipid-transporting ATPase IG isoform X3, protein MLRRRLNRLLGGDERRVDSRTIYVGHRSSSTNEAFIPPKFCDNRIVSSKYTVWNFLPKNLFEQFRRIANFYFLIIFLVQVIVDTPTSPVTSGLPLFFVITVTAIKQGYEDWLRHKADNEVNKYPVTVLEQGRRIRKESEKIKVGDVVEVEEDETFPCDLILLQSSRDDDTCFVTTASLDGESNHKTHYTVPDTEKDLESLNATIECEQPQPDLYKFVGRMHIYKNDQEPAVRSLGPENLLLKGATLKNTQKICGVAVYTGMETKMALNYQGKSQKRSAVEKSINAFLLVYLCILVSKALVCTTLKYVWQSKPGQDEPWYNEKTQREKDTNLYLKMFTDFLSFMVLFNFIIPVSMYVTVEMQKFLGSFFITWDKDFFDPEIKEGALVNTSDLNEELGQVEYVFTDKTGTLTQNNMEFIECCIDGFQYKYRDATSELDGFCVTDGPVNKVQQKAGREREELFLRALCLCHTVQVKESTEQGQSQGDGLIDQVDGLGVDGEVLHPPQEQRGFIASSPDEVALVKGAMRYGFTFLGLESKSMKILNRNNDVEMYELLHVLNFDPVRRRMSVIVRSKSGDILLFCKGADSSIFPRVRQEEVERIRMHVERNATEGYRTLCVAYKYLSAEEYAQADAGLREARLALQDREEKLMAVYNQVETGMSLIGATAVEDRLQEEAAETMEALQGAGMNVWVLTGDKMETAKSTCYACRLFQRNTELLELTVRTLEDGGRRREERLHELLLEYHKKAVQDAPPIKAGVTRTWSSASQDFGFIIDGATLSMVLNSSSESNSSRYKNLFLQICQNCTAVLCCRMAPLQKAQIVKMVKNSKGSPITLSIGDGANDVSMILEAHVGIGIKGKEGRQAVRNSDYAIPKLKHLKKLLLAHGHLYYVRIAHLVQYFFYKNLCFILPQFLYQFFCGYSQQPLYDAAYLTMYNICFTSMPILAYSLFEQHICIEVLLDNATLYREIAKNGMLRWGPFLYWTLLGVFHGLLFFFGVRYLFSNPALQDNGQVFGNWSYGTIVFTVLVFTVTLKLALDTRHWTWINHFVIWGSLAFYVFFSFFWGGIIWPFLKQQRLYFVFANMLSSVSAWLVIILLILLSLLPEILLVVFRKPRGPHARQMKHRLPSSGTSTIFMLSQTASTHSFSWSD, encoded by the exons CTCGGCGGTGATGAAAGAAGAGTGGACAGTAGGACTATCTATGTTGGTCATCGGTCATCTTCCACCAATGAGGCTTTCATCCCACCCAAGTTCTGTGATAACAGGATTGTGTCCTCCAAG TATACAGTTTGGAACTTTCTACCAAAGAACCTGTTTGAACAGTTTAGAAGAATTGCCAATTTCTACTTCCTTATCATCTTCCTGGTGCAG GTGATAGTGGACACCCCcaccagcccagtcaccagtgGCCTACCCTTATTTTTTGTGATTACAGTAACCGCCATCAAGCAG GGCTATGAAGACTGGCTACGACACAAGGCTGACAATGAGGTGAATAAGTACCCAGTGACAGTGCTAGAGCAAGGCCGGAGGATACGGAAGGAGAGCGAGAAGATCAAG GTTGGAGACgttgtggaggtggaggaagacGAGACCTTTCCCTGTGATTTAATACTGCTGCAGTCTAGTCGAGACGATGACACGTGTTTTGTTACCACAGCGAGTCTGGATGGAGAGTCCAACCATAAA ACACACTACACAGTGCCAGACACAGAGAAGGATCTGGAATCTCTCAACGCCACCATTGAGTGTGAACAGCCACAGCCTGACCTTTACAA GTTTGTTGGCCGTATGCACATCTACAAAAACGATCAGGAGCCTGCAGTGAG GTCTTTGGGCCCAGAAAACCTCCTGCTGAAAGGGGCAACTTTAAAGAACACCCAGAAAATATGTG GTGTTGCAGTTTACACTGGCATGGAGACAAAGATGGCTCTCAACTACCAGGGCAAGTCACAGAAACGCTCCGCTGTGGAGAA GTCTATCAATGCCTTCCTTCTGGTTTACCTTTGCATACTGGTGAGCAAGGCCCTAGTGTGCACAACACTAAAGTATGTGTGGCAGAGCAAGCCCGGACAGGATGAGCCTTGGTACAACGAGAAAACCCAGAGAGAGAAGGACACCAATCTG TACCTAAAGATGTTCACCGACTTCCTGTCCTTCATGGTGCTCTTCAACTTCATCATTCCGGTGTCCATGTATGTGACGGTTGAGATGCAGAAGTTTCTGGGATCGTTTTTCATCACGTGGGACAAAGACTTCTTTGACCCTGAGATCAAGGAGGGGGCACTGGTCAACACTTCAGACCTCAACGAGGAGCTAGGGCAG GTGGAGTATGTCTTCACAGACAAGACGGGCACCCTCACGCAGAACAACATGGAGTTCATCGAGTGCTGCATTGATGGATTCCAGTACAAGTACCGGGACGCGACCTCAGAGTTGGACGGATTCTGCGTCACAGATGGACCTGTGAACAAAGTGCAGCAGAAAGCTGGCAGG gagAGGGAAGAGCTGTTCCTGCGTGCCTTGTGTCTGTGCCACACAGTCCAGGTGAAGGAGTCTACAGAGCAGGGTCAGAGCCAAGGGGATGGACTGATAGACCAGGTGGATGGCTTAGGGGTGGATGGAGAGGTGCTCCACCCACCCCAGGAGCAGAGAGGCTTCATTGCCTCCTCACCTGATGAGGTCGCTCTGGTCAAGGGTGCCATGAG GTACGGCTTCACATTTCTGGGGCTTGAGAGTAAAAGCATGAAAATTCTCAACAGGAACAACGATGTTGAAAT GTATGAACTGCTTCACGTGTTGAACTTTGATCCAGTGAGAAGGCGAATGAGTGTGATAGTCAGATCCAAATCAG gtGATATACTGCTCTTCTGTAAGGGAGCAGACTCTTCGATCTTTCCGCGTGTCAGACAAGAAGAGGTCGAAAGGATACGCATGCACGTGGAGCGTAATGCAACA GAGGGCTACCGGACACTGTGTGTGGCCTACAAATATCTCAGTGCAGAGGAGTACGCGCAGGCAGATGCAGGATTGAGGGAAGCAAGGCTGGCTctgcaggacagagaggaaaagcTCATGGCTGTTTACAACCAAGTGGAAACTGGCATGAGTCTAATAGGAGCTACAGCTGTGGAAGATCG GCTACAAGAGGAGGCAGCGGAGACCATGGAGGCTCTGCAGGGTGCAGGCATGAATGTTTGGGTCCTAACAGGGGACAAGATGGAGACAGCAAAGTCCACCTGTTATGCTTGTAGATTGttccagagaaacacagagctgTTGGAGCTGACTGTGCGGACTCttgaggatggagggaggaggcggGAGGAACGACTGCACGAGCTCTTGCTTGAATACCACAAGAAAGCTGTGCAGGATGCACCACCGATTAAGGCAGGCGTCACCAG gACCTGGTCTTCAGCAAGCCAGGACTTCGGTTTCATCATAGATGGAGCCACTCTGTCGATGGTGCTCAACTCCTCGTCTGAATCCAACTCAAGTCGCTACAAGAACCTGTTTCTGCAGATCTGTCAGAACTGCACAGCCGTGCTCTGCTGCCGCATGGCTCCTCTACAAAAGGCACAG ATAGTAAAAATGGTGAAGAACTCTAAAGGCAGTCCGATCACCCTTTCCATTGGAGATGGTGCCAATGATGTCAGCATGATTTTGGAAGCTCATGTCGGCATTG GCATTAAGGGTAAAGAGGGGCGGCAGGCAGTGAGGAACAGTGATTATGCCATCCCCAAACTCAAGCACCTCAAGAAACTTTTGTTGGCTCATGGGCATCTCTACTATGTTCGCATTGCACACCTGGTGCAGTATTTCTTTTACAAG AACCTTTGCTTCATCTTACCTCAGTTTTTGTACCAGTTCTTCTGTGGCTATTCCCAGCAA CCCCTGTATGACGCGGCCTATCTGACGATGTACAACATCTGCTTCACCTCTATGCCCATCCTGGCTTACAGCCTCTTCGAGCAGCACATCTGCATCGAGGTTCTGCTGGACAATGCTACCCTCTACAG AGAGATTGCCAAGAACGGCATGTTACGGTGGGGACCTTTCCTCTACTGGACTTTGCTCGGGGTCTTCCATGGCTTGCTCTTCTTCTTTGGCGTTCGATATTTGTTCAGTAACCCAGCTCTGCAGGATAATGGCCAG GTTTTTGGCAACTGGTCGTATGGAACAATTGTCTTCACTGTCCTTGTCTTCACTGTCACACTAAAG CTCGCTCTGGACACGCGGCACTGGACATGGATCAACCACTTTGTAATCTGGGGCTCCCTGGCTTTCTACGTGTTTTTCAGCTTCTTCTGGGGAGGAATAATATG GCCTTTCCTGAAGCAGCAGCgtttgtactttgtgtttgcCAACATGCTGAGCTCGGTGTCAGCCTGGCTGGTCATCATCCTGCTCATCCTGCTCAGCCTACTGCCAGAGATCCTGCTTGTGGTGTTCCGCAAGCCCCGCGGGCCCCACGCTCGACAG ATGAAACATCGCCTTCCTTCCTCGGGGACATCTACTATCTTCATGTTGTCGCAGACCGCTAGCACTCACAGCTTCTCGTGGAGTGACTGa